A genome region from Hippopotamus amphibius kiboko isolate mHipAmp2 chromosome 1, mHipAmp2.hap2, whole genome shotgun sequence includes the following:
- the POU3F1 gene encoding POU domain, class 3, transcription factor 1, translating into MATTAQYLPRGPGGGAGGTGPLMHPDAAAAAAAAAAAERLHAGAAYREVQKLMHHEWLGAGAGHPVGLAHPQWLPTGGGGGGDWAGGPHLEHGKAGGGGTGRADDGGGGGGFHARLVHQGAAHAGAAWAQGGTAHHLGPAMSPSPGAGGGHQPQPLGLYAQAAYPGGGGGGLAGMLAAGGGGAGPGLHHALHEDGHEAQLEPSPPPHLGAHGHAHGHAHAGGLHAAAAHLHPGAGGGGSSVGEHSDEDAPSSDDLEQFAKQFKQRRIKLGFTQADVGLALGTLYGNVFSQTTICRFEALQLSFKNMCKLKPLLNKWLEETDSSSGSPTNLDKIAAQGRKRKKRTSIEVGVKGALESHFLKCPKPSAHEITGLADSLQLEKEVVRVWFCNRRQKEKRMTPAAGAGHPPMDDVYAPGELGPGGGGASPPSAPPPPPPAALHHHHHHTLPGSVQ; encoded by the coding sequence atGGCCACCACCGCGCAGTACTTGCCGCGGGGCCCCGGCGGCGGAGCCGGGGGCACGGGACCGCTTATGCACCCGGATGCCGCGGCGGCAGCGGCCGCCGCGGCGGCCGCCGAGCGGCTGCACGCGGGGGCCGCGTACCGCGAAGTGCAGAAGCTGATGCACCACGAGTGGCTGGGCGCGGGCGCGGGCCACCCCGTGGGCCTAGCGCACCCCCAGTGGCTACCCacgggaggaggcggcggcggcgactgGGCCGGCGGCCCGCATCTGGAACACGGCAAGGCAGGCGGCGGCGGCACCGGCCGGGCCGACgacggtggcggcggcggcggtttCCACGCGCGCCTGGTGCACCAGGGGGCGGCCCACGCGGGCGCGGCATGGGCGCAGGGCGGCACGGCGCACCACTTGGGCCCGGCCATGTCGCCGTCGCCGGGGGCCGGCGGGGGCCACCAGCCCCAACCGCTCGGGCTGTACGCGCAGGCGGCCTAcccggggggcggcggcggcggcctggCCGGGATGctggcggcgggcggcggcggcgcggggccggGCCTGCACCACGCGCTGCACGAGGACGGCCACGAGGCGCAGCTGGAGCCGTCGCCTCCGCCGCACCTGGGCGCCCACGGACACGCACACGGACATGCACACGCCGGCGGCCTGCACGCGGCGGCGGCGCACCTGCACCCGGGCGCGGGCGGCGGTGGCTCGTCGGTGGGCGAGCACTCGGACGAGGACGCGCCCAGCTCGGACGACCTGGAGCAGTTCGCCAAGCAGTTCAAGCAGCGGCGCATCAAGCTGGGCTTCACGCAGGCCGACGTGGGGCTGGCGCTGGGCACGCTGTACGGTAACGTGTTCTCGCAGACCACCATCTGCCGCTTCGAGGCCCTGCAGCTGAGCTTCAAGAACATGTGCAAGCTGAAGCCGCTACTCAACAAGTGGCTGGAGGAGACCGACTCGTCCAGCGGCAGCCCCACCAACCTGGACAAGATCGCGGCTCAGGGCCGCAAGCGCAAGAAACGCACGTCCATCGAGGTGGGGGTCAAAGGCGCGCTCGAGAGCCACTTTCTCAAGTGCCCCAAGCCCTCGGCGCACGAGATCACAGGCTTGGCCGACAGCCTGCAGCTGGAGAAGGAGGTGGTGCGCGTCTGGTTCTGCAACCGGCGGCAGAAGGAGAAGCGCATGACCCCGGCGGCCGGGGCCGGCCACCCACCCATGGACGACGTTTACGCACCCGGCGAGctggggccgggcgggggcggtGCGTCGCCGCCCTCGGcacccccgcctcccccgccGGCCGCgctgcaccaccaccaccaccacacactgCCCGGCTCGGTGCAGTGA